In Lepisosteus oculatus isolate fLepOcu1 chromosome 17, fLepOcu1.hap2, whole genome shotgun sequence, a genomic segment contains:
- the LOC102697180 gene encoding forkhead box protein G1-like, whose protein sequence is MGDHKEPTMVPKSTSFSIKSLLLPSKCDNPGSGAPEKRTVPPGSDPAKPPAPTEMDLESPSLENHEEDDEGGDRPAEQSKTGKYDKPPFSYNALIMMAIRQSPEKRLTLNGIYEFIMKNFPYYREHKQGWQNSIRHNLSLNKCFVKVPRHYDDPGKGNYWMLDPSSDDVFIGGSTGKLRRRSATSRGKLAMKRGLRFAPLGLGLNDRANNPLYWQISPFLSLHHPHYNGSASGFLNQGHAYGSLLSGVESLGNGDLSRPILGGPAGGIGLTSSYNVNTSPVSLLSGQTGYFLSGTQHVQPLQQSGSRFGAPSSSPPTLLTESLRTSLPSFAQGVSTGFPGVASHHNRATPANSFLN, encoded by the coding sequence ATGGGAGATCACAAGGAGCCGACGATGGTCCCCAAATCCACTTCGTTTAGCATCAAGAGCCTCCTGCTCCCTTCTAAATGTGACAACCCGGGCTCGGGCGCCCCAGAAAAAAGGACTGTTCCTCCCGGGTCCGATCCAGCGAAACCGCCGGCCCCCACGGAGATGGATCTCGAGTCCCCCAGCCTGGAAAACCACGAAGAGGACGACGAAGGGGGCGACCGACCGGCAGAGCAGAGCAAGACGGGGAAATACGACAAGCCGCCGTTCAGTTACAACGCTCTGATCATGATGGCCATCAGGCAGAGTCCCGAGAAGAGACTCACCCTGAATGGCATCTACGAGTTTATCATGAAAAATTTCCCCTATTACAGGGAGCACAAGCAGGGCTGGCAGAACTCGATCCGGCACAATCTGAGCCTCAATAAGTGTTTTGTGAAAGTGCCAAGACATTACGATGACCCCGGGAAGGGGAACTATTGGATGCTGGACCCTTCGAGTGACGATGTTTTTATCGGGGGCAGTACTGGCAAACTTCGCAGGCGGTCGGCTACCTCCAGGGGCAAACTGGCGATGAAGAGGGGTCTCCGGTTCGCCCCTCTCGGGCTCGGATTGAACGACAGAGCGAACAACCCTTTGTACTGGCAAATTTCGCCATTTTTGTCTTTGCATCACCCGCACTATAACGGATCTGCCTCGGGATTTCTGAACCAAGGGCACGCGTACGGCTCCCTACTTTCGGGAGTCGAGTCTCTGGGTAACGGGGACCTGTCCCGTCCGATTTTGGGAGGACCCGCCGGGGGCATCGGCTTGACAAGCAGTTACAATGTTAACACGTCTCCCGTGAGCTTGCTGTCTGGGCAGACGGGTTATTTCTTGTCCGGGACCCAGCACGTCCAGCCTCTCCAGCAAAGCGGGTCCAGGTTCGGCGCTCCGTCCAGTTCGCCCCCGACCCTGCTCACCGAATCCCTCAGAACTTCGTTGCCTTCCTTTGCGCAAGGTGTTTCCACGGGGTTCCCGGGAGTGGCGTCTCATCACAACAGAGCGACACCCGCTAATTCGTTTCTAAACTGA